Below is a genomic region from Cotesia glomerata isolate CgM1 linkage group LG5, MPM_Cglom_v2.3, whole genome shotgun sequence.
aaaaatatttgataaaatgaaaaaaaaaaaattgaatccgACGAGGATTCGACCACAAAGTTTCGTCGTCGCAAGCTGACGCTTACGCCACAGAGCCATTTGACCGCTTAACGGGTAAATGTTAAAACTTATATAAAAACTGCGTTTGGGAACTTCCAGTAACCACACGTACtagcaataattattataaataaccattatcaatgataataaaataataacaactgttattattattattattattattaataacagcataaaaaatatttgataaaatgaaaaaaaaattgaatccgACGAGGATTCGACCACAAAAGTTTCGTCGTCGCAAGCTGACGCTTACGCCACAGAGCCATTTGACCGCTTAACGGGTAAATGTTAAAACTTATATAAAAACTGCGTTTGGGAACTTCCAGTAACCACACGTATtagcaataattattattattatttttattatttaataataattaactatttgctataaaaacgtaaaaaattaattaaaattttttttattaaaaaaattttttttctcaatttcttttaattaaaaataatttatttttcatatataaaaaaaaaaattaaacctatatgttgtaaacaaaaaagcattatttatttattttaataaaaattacagcaTTATTTTTCCCGCTGTATGTTTCGGCTGAAATCGGATTCTGAGAAATTCACACGAACAGAGAGCTACTGTTGTGTGAGTTACTCCTCTGTGTCTTGTGGCAGGGGCTTCATTCCCCTCGATTTGTCGACGTGTCTCGGATTCTCTCGGCTCCGCTCGGCTTTCCGACTCACAGACACACATCGCTTACTTGTGTACGGGCGCGCGCGACGCCTAGAGAAGGGGTGAAAATCGTGCGATCTGGCCACACTGTTCTTAACGTCTTCATCTAACACCAGATGATCCTTTTTGATTTTGAAACAGCTATGCTCACTTAAAGGCTTCGCATTATATTTCTCTAAGCAAGAATCCCGTGGCGCACACCAAAGACATTTTCTGTCTGTTGATGATACGAGCTTTAAACTAGTTAAGTCATTActgaaatgataaaaataaaaaaggattaaactttatcaaattaatgactaaattttatcgaaaatttttttaaatgtaaattacacaatttaaatttaccgtgaacaaaataataataccgCAGCACTATGTTTACACTGTTGACTTTGTCCAGCTGCACAACTACATTtagatgaaataatttttccagttttggCAATTACCGTATTTATCTCGTGCGGATCTTCTCGCGTTTTTGAAGATTGTATACAGTAAGACAACAATTTATACTGTTCACTATTTTCACTTAAAATTCCTGTGTAAATTAAGTGGTTGGAATTTACAATTTGTTCACCTTCGATAAAGTTTCGACTCTTGGGAGTAGAACCCAAATGATCCAAAATTACATTCACTGATAAAAACATTCTTTTCAcgatctttaaaaacttttgactaattttgatgataaaaatattaaaagtatacgtgaacaaattgatttgtttACACGCAATTCATATAGTTAATCTAACACCTAACCCGGTTTCATTAGTTTCAACCTTGATCACCAGTTGGCGTGACCGCAACTCCCATTTACCAATAGCGGAGCAGGGTTTTGTTGCGGTGCCTGTCAGAAATCCATTCGTATTGCTTTGgaagatataataaaataagataataataaagatgcGAACAACTCTCCAGGGTCCCCGCCGGAAATTCATTCGTATTGCTTCCGAAAagtataataaaagaaaacaaacGAAAAATCTCCTTAACGAGAAAAAAGTCATGCATGGGGCGCGCATGCTGAAGCACACGCACACCCACACACGACTAGTTCTCCGAGCGCACAAACCTCCATCGTCTCCTCAGGTGATCACACAATACAGGAATTGTGCAGAAACATGACAGTGTTCTGCCACATTCACTACACACGATCTCCGGCCTTTATACTTTCAAAGAAAAGACTCACAGATTAAGTGCTGCGTGATACCCTTGGAAACCGGGGCAGAAAGGAACCTCTCATGTTACCTCGGGTGGTTACGTGTTACGTAGAAACCCTCGGATAACCGGGGCAGAACTTAGCTGAGCCTCCCCATGAGGAATCAGCCGGAGGATTTTACTCAGATCATCAGCAGCTTTCACAACCAGCTATGCGGTCCCCCGTGATCTACGACTGTGGGCAAGATGAGTGACTTGCACTCCCCACTTGGGGTTATAGTGCAGGACGAGAACCCAATCATCCTGCATTGTGTGGTTTACTCAGGTAGCCACCTTCTACCTTGGTAGTCCCCTCTACCTTTGGTTGCCGTGTTCAGCCATTGACAGCCTCGTTCTGTCTTTGGTAGCCCTGTCTACCTTGGCCGTTTTGGCCTTTACGTAATTTAGATCCGGCTGGACCGCAACCCATGATGCTCCAGCCTGCTGATGTATATCCCTTGAGTAATAGGGCGAGGTGCCTTCGCAGTCCTCTACCTTGCATTAACTCTATAATCCAAATCCGTTGCTCTGTCCTAAGCTAGTAGGCCAGAGATTGGGCATTGGAAGTATAGTTTTCTTGGTGAGAGTCGCAAGGTCCAACTAACACCGTACTCGAGCAGGCAGGGGGCGTAACTCCCCTTTCTCTGGTGACAAATGATAATaacaagataataataaagaagctCCCATGGGGAGAGTTCCTACCAGAGTTAGGTTGCTCTACCTTGCAGTGGTGACTTTTGATTTTCAGTAACATGACTAGGGTCACACTACCTACTCATCAAACTCCATGAAAGGAAGTCACTTGCTTCATTCGTATCCCTTTTGACGGGACGTATTGCTTtccaaaatataataaaagaaCAGCAATAGAAAGCGCAGTggcaatttttagtttgggGTAACGCATCGAGGGATGCCTTTCAATGTTACCTTACTTATGGCGGAACCCACGGAAAGGAAATTGCTTGCTTGACTATGTTCTCTTGAGTTCGCCCTCACTCCCTCAAGAGAGTCATAGTTACTTCCGCCATACTAATGAAACAGTCAAAACCCTTACGATACCTCCCATCATTCAATTCACTGTCTTTGTCAATTACTACAAAgctatatttattatcattccAGCACGCTGAGCATAATTCCTTGAAAGTATTGTATTGCATGTCAGTATTTATATGATCAtcgtaaatgtattttaaattcatttcatcttgtcgaaatataactaaaaattaatattgtcaCAAATCAAATGTTTGGGAATGGTGTATATGTTTGACAAAAGATAAAAGCTATCGACATTTATATGTCTACCCATACAGAATTAGGCTTTTATATGATCCATGTAATAAAACCTCTCCACATTcttttctcaatcctttcctaccaatatcctgttacgtgaatgtggaacgcttcacgtaatggttaccgtaactcctattcccTTCCGCtccacagcattatttatacttGTAAAAAATGCTTGCGGTAAGATGGACgctgtggcttaatgtatatagaataagcgaatggaaatttagtatagaccggatagctcaaatggtagagtagccgacatgtcttcggaaggttctgggttcgaatcccagtccaagctatctaataattttttctcgcatactctataaactcacattaagatgatcctctccacattcttttctcaatcctttcctaccaatatcctgttacgtgaatgtggaacgcttcacgtaataattaccgtaactcctattctttcccgcttcacagcattatttatatttgtatcaACTTTAGTTTGGACAGTAGCTGACTCATCGGTAAAACTGCGACAGCAGATCGCACACCACACAGCCATTGTAACTGACAACGCTAGATGACAGCAGGCTACAGTTACAAGCGAGCGAGCCAGAGAAAATGTGCTCAACAAAAACGCAACCTCAAATCAAAAACACAATAACTATTTTACtcggaaataaaaaaactacacCTCAACAGTAGAGATTAATGCCTCAAAATACGCACAATAATCTAcactttaatattaaacagCCCAAAGCCGTGCAACAAGCAAAAAAATAGGCAAAAATACGAATAATCAGAACGAGAAAAACAACGTCCGCCCTGGACACTATACAATACTATACCATACAATACAATACTATACAAagataaataatgctgtgaagcgggaaagaataggagttacggtaattattacgtgaagcgttccacgtTCACGTAATAAGGATTGGTAGggaaggattgagaaaggaatgtggagagtNNNNNNNNNNNNNNNNNNNNNNNNNNNNNNNNNNNNNNNNNNNNNNNNNNNNNNNNNNNNNNNNNNNNNNNNNNNNNNNNNNNNNNNNNNNNNNNNNNNNCCGAAAGAATTTTTGGGTATATCTATTCAGAGAGACCGCGAATCGCAAACAATTGTACTGAGTCAAGAACGATATGTAGATAAAATGTTAGAAAAATTCGGGTTAAGCAAAATTTGTCCTCAAAGAACCCCAATGATTACAAATCAGGTTGCAAACAGAAATCGTAAGCTGAGAGAAGACAACTATGACGACGAGACGCTACACATGACTGAAACGAGCGCTAATATACCATATTGTGAAGCTGTAGGTAGCTTGTTGTATTTGGCAGGTGCTACTCGCCCTGATATTTCGTATGCGGTGAATGTTTTGAGTAGGCATCAGGTAAATCCTACAGATGATGACTGGAAAATGGTTGAACGAGTGTTTCGGTATTTGAAAGGTACAAAACATCTAGGCCTGGTCTATTTTTCTAATCAAGATGACATGCAGGCATACTCAGATGCCAGCATGGCTGATTGTAAAGGCTCAATAACGACGTGTGGTTATGTTATTCAGTTATATGGTGACACAATAACTTGGAAAACACACAAGCAGAGTTATGTAGCTCTGTTAACTTGTCAGGCAGAGTATGTAGCTATGAGTGAAGCGTGTCAGGAATTGACCAGGATGAACAATTCGCTGAAATCGATTCTGAACCAAGTGTTTTATCCAGTAGTGCTCTGGTGCGATAATAAGGCAGCTCAAGCAAGTGCACAAACGAATGGAGGAAATAAATTACGACACATGACAGAAGTCAGAGAACA
It encodes:
- the LOC123266088 gene encoding uncharacterized protein LOC123266088, giving the protein MFLSVNVILDHLGSTPKSRNFIEGEQIVNSNHLIYTGILSENSEQYKLLSYCIQSSKTREDPHEINTVIAKTGKIISSKCSCAAGQSQQCKHSAAVLLFCSRNDLTSLKLVSSTDRKCLWCAPRDSCLEKYNAKPLSEHSCFKIKKDHLVLDEDVKNSVARSHDFHPFSRRRARPYTSKRCVSVSRKAERSRENPRHVDKSRGMKPLPQDTEE